From Streptomyces sp. 6-11-2, one genomic window encodes:
- a CDS encoding glycosyltransferase family 2 protein produces MHLHPDQATDVSVVVIGYNDIAHMADAVRSALAQGPSVSEVVAVDDCSTDGTFELLDRLAAAEPRVRVIRREENSGGCGSPRNTGIDAVTTPYVMFLDSDDVLPPGAVDALLAAARKERAEVVSGLCVRRELPSGREVPWQRKLYSTGAVLTHPAKLPRLVHDTLCVNKLYRTDFLREHAIRFPEGHFPYEDFVFTARVLAADPRMALIPDQVYVWNVRRSAGQLSISLDRANIENWRARTEASRSAYDILLSSGQKELARAARAKFLDHELRMYARELGLRDAGYRYAWWEHTREYLGEYDAADWAVNPTTAGHLLGRVILASPGPRDLPRLKELAARPARLCPPYARDKDGSPVWADDLPQIGLEPYLVRPVHVLPLAVDAEVRPLAGTSLLLLRLHDLYGRVTSAGPEALEVEWLHREAGRTVPGATVPLTPAGDATWSAETGVDLAGLGAGTWDLRLRVCFADGTNRKVTAHARAGAGLLRRRVVPSVRYGLLLVQPYATHSGALAVRLAAGLHGVTSILRGRLRRLLHRAAPR; encoded by the coding sequence ATGCATCTGCACCCCGACCAGGCCACCGACGTCAGCGTCGTCGTGATCGGTTACAACGACATCGCCCACATGGCCGACGCTGTGCGCTCGGCTCTCGCGCAGGGTCCCTCCGTCAGCGAGGTCGTCGCCGTCGACGACTGCTCGACCGACGGCACCTTCGAACTGCTCGACCGCCTGGCCGCGGCCGAACCGAGAGTGCGGGTGATCCGGCGCGAGGAGAACAGCGGCGGCTGCGGCAGCCCGCGCAACACCGGTATAGACGCGGTCACCACGCCGTACGTGATGTTCCTCGACAGCGACGACGTGCTGCCGCCGGGCGCGGTGGACGCGTTGCTCGCCGCCGCCCGCAAGGAGCGGGCCGAGGTCGTGAGCGGCCTGTGCGTGCGCCGTGAGCTGCCCTCCGGGCGGGAAGTGCCGTGGCAGCGGAAGCTCTACAGCACGGGCGCCGTCCTCACGCACCCCGCGAAGCTCCCGCGTCTCGTGCACGACACCCTGTGCGTCAACAAGCTGTACCGCACCGACTTCCTGCGCGAGCACGCGATCCGCTTCCCGGAAGGCCACTTCCCGTACGAGGACTTCGTGTTCACCGCGCGCGTGCTGGCCGCCGACCCGCGCATGGCCCTCATCCCGGACCAGGTGTACGTGTGGAACGTGCGCCGGTCCGCCGGGCAGCTGTCGATCTCTCTGGACCGCGCGAACATCGAGAACTGGCGGGCGCGCACCGAGGCGAGCCGGTCGGCGTACGACATCCTGCTGAGCTCAGGGCAGAAGGAGCTCGCGCGGGCGGCGCGCGCCAAGTTCCTCGACCACGAGCTGCGCATGTACGCGCGTGAGCTGGGCCTGCGCGACGCCGGGTACCGGTACGCCTGGTGGGAGCACACGCGGGAGTACCTCGGCGAGTACGACGCGGCCGACTGGGCCGTCAACCCGACGACCGCCGGGCACCTCCTCGGACGGGTGATCCTCGCGTCGCCCGGGCCGCGCGACCTGCCGCGCCTGAAGGAGCTCGCCGCGCGCCCGGCCCGTCTGTGCCCGCCCTACGCCCGCGACAAGGACGGCAGTCCCGTCTGGGCGGACGACCTTCCGCAGATCGGCCTGGAGCCCTACCTGGTCCGGCCGGTCCACGTCCTGCCCCTGGCCGTGGACGCGGAAGTGCGTCCCCTCGCGGGGACGAGCCTGCTGCTGCTGCGCCTGCACGACCTGTACGGCAGGGTGACGTCCGCCGGGCCCGAGGCCCTGGAGGTGGAGTGGCTGCACCGTGAGGCGGGGCGCACGGTCCCGGGCGCCACCGTCCCGCTCACGCCGGCCGGGGACGCCACCTGGTCGGCCGAGACGGGCGTGGACCTCGCGGGGCTGGGGGCCGGCACCTGGGACCTGCGGCTGCGAGTGTGCTTCGCCGACGGCACGAACCGTAAGGTGACGGCGCACGCGCGCGCGGGCGCCGGTCTGCTGCGCCGCCGCGTCGTACCGAGCGTGCGCTACGGCCTTCTGTTGGTCCAGCCGTACGCCACGCACTCCGGCGCGCTGGCCGTACGCCTGGCGGCGGGACTGCACGGGGTGACGTCCATCCTGCGGGGCAGACTGCGCCGTCTGCTCCACCGGGCCGCGCCCCGGTGA
- a CDS encoding glycosyltransferase 87 family protein — protein sequence MSAFQSVTRLLTRPSTRHRLLALTAAWLLTRALMLWLLAHNGLPRLGRGSVAREVWKLYQHWYVLLSHGAFPAHDTLWQYPPGAGPVLLSPALLPGLTYFQAFVVLTVAADALVTLALAHAGSRPGRSLRGAGYWTLGLPLLLHIPLARYDVQATALAVLSLLTLSRSTRACGALAALGALVKVWPALALVGLPRGRATRSAWTWAAATGAVVLAVLAGLFRNPLAFARQQGGRGVQIESFGGTALALATHAGWPGRVRYRYGAMEFTGPYVSTVAHLSLLLSASAFGLLLLWRIRARHWTGATPYDAALSAVLLFTVTSRVISPQYMVWLLGLAAVCLTSPLTTQRPVAALIALASLVSVIAYPTLYHQVVACSWTGCALMLMRNGLLAAAALFSFARLWRSTKSVTPDGEPGSDIHRLPHGTLSPS from the coding sequence ATGAGCGCCTTCCAGAGCGTGACGCGTCTTCTCACGCGTCCGTCGACGAGACACCGCCTCCTCGCCCTGACGGCCGCCTGGCTCCTCACGCGCGCCCTGATGCTGTGGCTGCTCGCCCACAACGGACTGCCCCGACTGGGCCGGGGCTCGGTGGCGCGCGAGGTGTGGAAGCTGTACCAGCACTGGTACGTCCTGCTGTCCCACGGCGCGTTCCCGGCGCACGACACGCTGTGGCAGTACCCGCCGGGCGCCGGACCGGTGCTGCTGTCGCCCGCACTGCTGCCGGGCCTGACGTACTTCCAGGCCTTCGTGGTGCTCACGGTCGCCGCCGACGCACTGGTCACGCTGGCCCTGGCGCACGCGGGCAGCCGCCCCGGCCGCAGCCTGCGCGGGGCCGGCTACTGGACGCTGGGCCTGCCCCTGCTGCTGCACATCCCGCTGGCCCGCTACGACGTCCAGGCCACCGCCCTGGCCGTGCTCTCCCTGCTGACGTTGTCGCGCTCCACGCGCGCGTGCGGCGCGCTCGCCGCGCTGGGCGCCCTGGTGAAGGTGTGGCCGGCGCTGGCGCTGGTCGGCCTGCCCCGGGGCCGTGCGACCCGGTCGGCTTGGACATGGGCGGCCGCCACCGGCGCCGTGGTGCTGGCCGTCCTCGCCGGTTTGTTCAGGAACCCGCTCGCCTTCGCGCGCCAGCAGGGCGGCCGGGGCGTGCAGATCGAGTCGTTCGGCGGCACCGCGCTCGCGCTGGCCACACACGCCGGCTGGCCGGGCCGGGTGCGCTACCGGTACGGGGCCATGGAGTTCACCGGACCGTACGTCTCGACCGTCGCGCACCTCTCGCTGCTCCTGTCGGCGAGCGCGTTCGGGCTGCTGCTGCTCTGGCGGATCCGGGCCCGGCACTGGACGGGGGCGACACCGTACGACGCCGCGCTGAGCGCCGTCCTGCTGTTCACCGTCACCAGCCGGGTGATCAGCCCGCAGTACATGGTCTGGCTGCTCGGCCTCGCGGCGGTGTGCCTGACGTCACCGCTGACCACACAGCGTCCGGTCGCCGCGCTGATCGCGCTGGCGAGCCTGGTCAGCGTGATCGCATATCCCACCCTTTACCACCAGGTGGTGGCCTGTTCATGGACAGGTTGTGCGCTCATGCTCATGCGCAACGGTCTGCTGGCCGCCGCCGCGCTATTCTCTTTTGCCCGGTTGTGGCGATCGACGAAATCGGTGACCCCCGACGGGGAACCCGGGTCGGACATTCACCGTCTTCCGCACGGGACGCTAAGCCCCTCTTAA
- the galE gene encoding UDP-glucose 4-epimerase GalE, giving the protein MTWLITGGAGYIGAHVVHAMTEAGERAVVYDDLSTGIAERVPRDVPLVEGSTLDGDRLARALAEHEVTGVVHLAAKKQVGESVERPLHYYRENVEGLRVLLEAVTAAGVGSFVFSSSAAVYGMPSAARDDALVTEETPCAPMSPYGETKLAGEWLVRATGRATGLSTASLRYFNVAGAASPRLADVGVFNLVPMVFERLTENMPPRIFGDDYPTPDGTCIRDYIHVVDLAEAHVATARALRSSPGLDLTLNIGRGEGISVRQMIDTINAVTGYNSPPTVTPRRPGDPARVVASADRIATELGWKARRDLYDMITSAWQGWLLHHPEAARI; this is encoded by the coding sequence ATGACCTGGCTGATCACCGGCGGAGCCGGCTACATCGGAGCGCACGTCGTCCACGCGATGACCGAGGCGGGCGAGCGTGCGGTGGTGTACGACGACCTGTCCACCGGCATCGCCGAGCGTGTCCCGCGGGACGTCCCGCTGGTGGAGGGCTCCACGCTGGACGGCGACCGGCTGGCGCGTGCCCTCGCCGAGCACGAGGTGACCGGTGTCGTCCACCTGGCGGCGAAGAAGCAGGTGGGCGAGTCGGTGGAGCGGCCCCTGCACTACTACCGGGAGAACGTCGAGGGCCTGCGGGTCCTGCTGGAGGCGGTGACGGCGGCCGGGGTCGGTTCGTTCGTGTTCTCCTCCTCGGCGGCCGTGTACGGCATGCCGAGTGCCGCGCGGGACGACGCCCTGGTCACGGAGGAGACGCCGTGCGCGCCGATGTCTCCGTACGGCGAGACGAAGCTGGCCGGCGAGTGGCTGGTGCGCGCGACCGGCCGGGCGACGGGGCTGTCCACGGCGTCCCTGCGGTACTTCAACGTGGCGGGCGCGGCGAGTCCGCGCCTCGCGGACGTCGGCGTCTTCAACCTGGTCCCGATGGTCTTCGAACGACTGACCGAGAACATGCCCCCGCGCATCTTCGGGGACGACTACCCCACGCCGGACGGCACCTGCATCCGTGACTACATCCACGTGGTCGACCTCGCGGAGGCCCACGTGGCCACGGCTCGCGCCCTGCGCTCCTCCCCCGGCCTCGACCTCACACTGAACATCGGCCGCGGGGAGGGGATCTCGGTGCGCCAGATGATCGACACGATCAACGCCGTCACCGGCTACAACAGCCCCCCGACGGTCACCCCGCGCCGCCCCGGCGACCCCGCCCGCGTCGTCGCCTCCGCCGACCGCATCGCCACGGAACTCGGCTGGAAGGCCCGACGCGACCTCTACGACATGATCACCTCAGCCTGGCAGGGCTGGCTCCTCCACCACCCGGAGGCAGCCCGCATCTGA